The genomic stretch CGTAGCAAAAGCATCCATGACAAAGGTGTCGCAGAGCACGGCCATGGCCTTACCAAGCTCAAGGTCATTGTCACTTTCTCCCTTGAGAAATCGAACATTTTCCAAGAGGACAACCTCACCGGGCTGTAAGGAAACGCCATTGATCCAGTCTTTCTCGAAACGGACAACCAGTCCGAGCAATTCCGACAATCGATGAGCCACTGGCTCCAGAGTCATATCCGGGTCAAAGGTCCCTTCCTTTGGCCGTCCCAAGTGGGACATGATCATGACCTGGGCCCCGCGATTCAAGGCCGTTCGGATGGTCGGCAAGGCCGCCATAAGTCGTTTATCGCTCGTGATCTCGCCATCTGAAATCGGAACGTTGAAATCCTCCCTTATGAGGACCCGCTTTCCGGCCAAATCGAGCTTTGACATCTCCAACATAACCATCCTCCCCCTTGATTAAGCGGCCATCTTCTTCCCGTTCATGACTCGTTTGACCAGCTTGACCAATGCATCGGGCGTGAACCCGAAATATTCGAACAATTCATTGCCCGGAGCAGATTCGCCGAAACGGTCCATGCCCAGCACAGCACCTTCAAGTCCTACATACTTGCCCCATCCGCTCGTCACACCAGCCTCGACTGCCACACGAGTCGTGACATGAGGCGGTAAAACTTGATTGCGATAGTCTTCGCTCTGCCGTTCAAAGACCTCGACACACGGCATGGACACAACCCGGACATGGCTGCCTGTGGATTCCATAGTCATGGCGGCTTCCATGGCCAGGCCGACTTCGGACCCGGTGGCAATGATGATGGCGTCGGGAGTCGTGTCGCTGTCACGCAGGACGTATCCGCCACAAGACACCTGTTCGAGGGTTTCCGCAGACCGGGACTGATGCGGCAGAGCCTGGCGGGACATGATGAGAGATGATGGGCCGTCGTCGCGCTTGACCGACCGTTCCCAGGCAACTGCGGCTTCCACTGCGTCGCAGGGACGCCAAACATCCATGTTGGGAATCAGGCGCAGCGATTCGACATGCTCCACTGGCTGGTGGGTCGGTCCGTCTTCGCCAACACCGATGGAATCGTGAGTCAGGACGTAGAGAGTACGCAGCCCCATCAGGGCAGACATGCGCATGGCGTTGCGGGCATAGTCCGAAAAGACGAGAAATGTCCCACCATAAGGGATGAAGCCGCCATGCAGGACCATGCCGTTCATCATCACGGACATGGCAAATTCTCGCACGCCGTAATTCATGTAATTGCCATTCCAGTCAGTCGGGACAGCGATCTTGGAACCGGACCATCTGGTCAAGTTCGAACCAGCCAGATCGGCCGATCCACCAAAGAATTCCGGCAGCACCGGGGCCAACCCTTCAATGGCATTTTGCGAGGCCTTGCGAGTGGCCAGGCTTTCTGCCTTGGCATCAACACTGTCAACATAATTGGATGCGTGAGAGTCGAAGTCGTCAGGCAACTCGCCATTCATACGACGAGTGAACTCGGCAGCCAGTTGCGGATAAACCTTTTCGTATTCCTTAAAGCGGGCATTCCAGGAATCCTCTGCCCTGAAGCCAGATCCTTTGGCACTCCAGGAGGCATACACCAACTCCGGGATTTCAAAGGGTGGATGAGGCCAGCTCATGGCATCTCTGGCGCAGCTTATTTCGTCATCGCCGAGAGGAGCACCGTGGCATTTTTCCGTACCACAGACATTGGGAGCACCCTGCCCGATGACCGTCTTGCAGCAGATGAGAGTCGGCCTGTCCGGCTCACTCCGTGCCTTTTCAATGGCGTCCTTGATGGACTCAGGATCATGACCATCCACACCGGGAACGACGTGCCAGCCATAGGACTGGAATCGACGCGGCGTGTCATCCGTGAACCAACCATCGACGCAGCCGTCGATGGAGATGCCGTTGTCGTCGTAAAAAGCGATGAGCTTGCCGAGTTGCAGGGTGCCAGCCAGGGAACACGCCTCGTGGGAGACGCCTTCCATCATGCATCCATCCCCCATGAAGACATAGGTGTGGTGGTCCATGATGGTATGACCGTCTTGGTTGTATTGGGCGCCGAGAACCTTTTCGGCCACGGCCATGCCCACAGCGCAGGCGATGCCTTGCCCAAGAGGCCCGGAGGTGGATTCGACGCCCGGCGTCATTCCAAGCTCCGGATGCCCCGGGGTTTTAGAATTGAGTTGCCTGAACTGCTTGATGTCATCGATGGTGACGTCATAGCCGCTCAAGTGCAGCAATGAGTAGAGGAGCATCGAGCCATGCCCGTTGGAAAAAACGAATCGATCCCTGTTTGCCCAGCTGGGATTGGCCGGATTGTGGACCAGATAATCGTTCCACAGAACCTCGGCGATATCGGCCATGCCGAGTGGAGCACCCGGATGTCCGGAATTGGCTTTTTGGATGGCGTCCATGCTCAGAGCACGGATGGCATTGGCAAGTTCACTGCGTTGAGGCATTGCTTTTCCCCTTCTTGTTGACGTGATTGATTAGAGGATCCGGGAATAGACACGCTCGTACACACCGCAGAGCTTCATGGCGGTTCGGTTATGCAGGCCGCAGCTTTTCAGGCGGCAGAAGACGTGCAGCGGATTCAGGTAGTGTCGTAATGTCTCTTTCATGGTGTCCTCCCGGCGAAACGGTTGATGCCAGGATTAGATCAAAAGACGTGCCGACGACTTCGCCTGAAAGATGGAAGAAGACAACCACATTTATTACAGATGGTTACTGCGAAACGAGAGAAAAGAGTTCTTCTCATGACTGTGCCATTCCTGACCCAGCAATTCAGAGCATGTGCCGTGAGCTGGGCCGCAAGTGGCACAGCGTGAGGGAATGTTATTTGGCGAAGAAATTGATGTAGGCCAGGAAATCGTCCAGGTCTTCCGAGGGAAGCGCCGAGCCGAGCAGAACACCGGAAATCCAACCGGCATTGTGGGGACGTCGGGAAGCACTTCGAATGAGGCTCCCTATGGCTTTGGGGGTTCTCAACCCCATGAGGCGGCCGCCCATTTCAAGGGAAGGACCGATCTCCTGCCACAGGTTGTATGGATACTCGCGCAAGGCGGCTTCGTCCCAGACATCACCAGCGCACGCCTTGGCAAGCACCTGTCCGGCTATCCGGGCAGAGATAATGGCATTGGTTGTGCCGTCTGAACTGCAGGGATTGACCAGACCTGCTGCGTCACCGACGAGAAGGAAGCCGTCGCCATGAATTTCACGCATGGGATTACCCACCGGCAACACGCCCGTTTCGATCTCACCCATCTGCTCGGCAAAAGCGAAACGTTCCTTGAGTTCAGGAGATTCAAGTGCCCGTAAAAGGGCCTGCTTGGGCTTAATATTCCCTTGCTTGACCACGTCCATGGGAAGGGCCAGGCCGACATTGGTCTGGCTCGTTTCAGTGGGATGGAACCAGACATAACCGGGCAGAACCTCTTCAGGGAAATGAATCTCGATGTTCCCCCGGATGCCTAGCACCTGACGATAATACCCACGGACAGCCAGAGCACGATACTCACTGTAGCGGGGCATCTTCATCTGCTTAGCTACGACTGAATCGCTGCCGTCAGCACCGACTATGACCTTTGCAGTCCAGGATACTTCGCGCCCGCCGCCACGTTCGCCCTTCACTCCACAGGCCTGTCCATTTTTAGTCTGGATCTCAGTCACCTGGCACCAATCGACAATCTCCACTTCCTCTTCAGCCGCAGCTTCCATCAAAAGAGCATCAAGAAGAATTCTGCGACAGATAATTCCGGCCTCGGGAGTATCTTTGTCGATCTTGAGTATCGGCACGGTCACAGAACTACCGTCGGCAGAGTGGTAGGCGATCTTTTGAACCGGGGTATGGGGGATTTCCAATAGGCGTGGCAGAAGTCCCAAGACGTTGAACTCGGCAATCGCCAACGAAGAGAGCGCGTCTCCGCAGGGTTTTTCCCTTGGGAACTTTTTCTGGTCGAGCAAGAGGACATGCAAGCCCTGCCTGGCAGCATGGATTGCTGTACACGCCCCTGCGGGCCCTGCTCCAACTACTATGACATCATAATCTGGCAAAAACCCATCCCATAGTTATTCTGCTACCCTTTAAATATTTCACAACTCGCGGATCAAGGGAAGAGAAGAATGGCCACCAAGCTGGCAGCCCACTACCGAAACACCTAAAAAATCCATGGGGCTGTACCAGATAACTCCTCTGGGTTATCAGTATGGCAATGCGAAAAAGTCGTCTGAACAAGGAAAAGCGAAGTGGCCTCGGAAAACTGGACCACTCGATAAGGTGGACATAAACTGCCCGAAGGAGGCAATTCATGTCCAAGACGAGAAAACGTTTCAGCGCGGAATTCAAAGCCCGAGTCGCCCTGGATGCCCTGTCCGGGGAACACACCCTGTCGGAACTCGCCAGCAAGTACGGCGTACACCCCAATCAGGTTTCCCAGTGGAAGAAGCAGGCCAAGGAAGGGATCGTGGCGTCCTTTTCAGGCAAGGCCGTCGGCCGTCAGGATAACGGGGCCCAGATCAAGGAGCTTCACGCCAAGATTGGCCAGCTCACGGTGGAGAAGGATTTTTTGCAACAAGCCTTCGCCAAAATTTGAGCTGTGAGCGAAGGCGAGAGGTGGTCGACAAGACTCACCCCGAGCTCAGTATCCGGCGGCAATGCCGAATTCTCAAGCTGTACCGATCGACGTACTACTACGAACCGATCGGCGAATCTCCGGCCAACCTGGCCCTTATGCGCCGAATCGATGAGTTGTTTATGGAGCTGCCGTTTTTCGGTTCCAGACAGATGCGTAATACCCTACGAGACGAAGGGCAAAGGGTCGGTCGTGAACGGGTACGACGTCTGATGCGTAAAATGGGCCTGATGGCGATTTACCAAAAGCCAAAGACAAGCCATCCGCATCCGCAACATAAGACGTATCCGTATTTGCTGCGGCACAAGGCGATTACGAAGCCCAATCAGGTTTGGTGTGCCGACATCACGTATATCCCCATGACACGCGGCTTCTTATACCTTGTGGCGGTCATGGACTGGCACAGTCGGGCCGTCCTGTCGTGGAGGCTCTCAAACACGATGGATGCTGATTTCTGCGTGTCTGCCTTGGAAGAAGCCCTGAATCGTTATGGGGTGCCGGAAATCTTCAACACCGACCAGGGATCACAGTTCACCAGCTACGAGTTCACACGGACGCTCAGAGAGGCTGGAATTCGTATCTCCATGGACGGTCGAGGCCGATGGATGGATAATGTGATGATCGAGCGTCTGTGGCGTTCGTTGAAATATGAATGTGCTTACCTGCGTGAGATGGTGTAAAGTCCCCGTAAAGTAGGTCCATTGCCAAGTAGAGACTTCTGGCCCAAAATGGGACAGGAGTTTTGCATGCGTAAATCGAAGTTCAGCGAGTACCAGATCGTCAAGATCCTGAAGGCAGTGGAAGGCGGACGAACTGTCGTCGATGTCTGCCGCGAGCACGGCGTGAGCAGCGCCACGTACTACAAGTGGAAGTCAAAGTATGGCGGCATGGAGGCATCCGATATCCAACGGATGAAGGATCTCGAAACGGAGAACCGTAAGCTCAAGCAGATGTTCGCCGACCTCAGCCTGGAAAACATGGCGCTCAAGGATGTGATCGAAAAAAAACTCTGAGGCCAGTTCAACGCAAGGAATTTGTCATGCACATGGTCAACGCGTTTGAGTTGAGCTTGCGCAAGGCATGCGCGGCCATGGGCATCAGTAGGAGCTACTACGCCTACAAGCCGCATCCGCGGGACGACAGCGATGTCATCGCAGCCTTGACTGAACTGGCCGAGAAAAAGCCTACATGGGGCTTCAGTAAGCTTTTCAACGTCCTTCGACAGCAGGACAAGCCCTGGAACCACAAGAAGGTCTGGAGGGTTTACTGCCTCTTGAAAATGAACCTGAAGCGCAAGGCCAAGAAGCGGCTTCCGCAAGCCTCTCGGACGGCAGTGGCCCAACCGCTTGCGCCAAACTATTGCTGGTCGATAGATTTCATGCGGGACACGCTTTACAGCGGTCGCGTCTTCAGGACTTTCAACGCTGTAGATGATTACAACCGTGAGGCCTTGGCCGTGGAGATCGATACCAATATGCCAGCAGGACGAGTGGTAAGGGTGCTGGATCGGGTAGCCGAAGAGCGTGGCGGCTATCCCGAGAGGTTGCGAATGGACAATGGTCCAGAGTTCTCGGGGACTGTCATGGCGGCCTGGGCCGAATCGCATGGCGTGAATCTGGAGTTCATTCAGCCTGGCAAACCCACCCAGAACTCATACATCGAGCGGTTCAACCGAACCTACAGAGAAGAAGTGCTTGATTTGTACGTGTTCAACAGCCTGAGCGAAGTTCGGGCCATTACGGAGGACTTTATCCGTGAGTACAACGAGGAACGTCCTCATGAATCCCTGGGGAATATGTCGCCGATAAATTTTGCTGCCCAAAGGGCAGGGGGTACCCCCTACCCTCTGGGCAACCCCCCGAAAACTGCCGGGAGTCTCTACCGTTAACTGGCCCTATGAAAGGGGACTTTACAATGGGAACCGGAAGCGAACTGCGGCAAGCCTTGGCTTGGTGGTTCGATTTCTACAACAATCGACGTCCGCATTTTGCTTTTGACGGCAAGAAGCCGATGGAGATATATCAGAACCGTTCCAGGCCAGAGGGGGTACCCCCTCTGGCCTGGAACGAAAGAGCGGCGTAGCTCGTAAACGTGTCCACCTTAAAATCGTCGCTCAGTGGTCCGAAGAACCGAGGCCACTTCTTTGGACTAATAGTCAACTTAAATTCCTTCGGGGAATGATTTTTTCTCTACCACCTGGTTAGTATGTGAATAAACCCTATGTCATGATTATCCCTTGAACCAGATTCGAGCATCCTGTCGCCGTCATCTAATCCGCGTCCAGCGTAAATCAAGACTCAATGACAAGGCCGAATGCTTGCCATTCGCCCGTAGGGATCGCCTTGCCATTGAGTCTGTTTGCGCTACGCTGATAACAAAAGGCGGGAAAGATCATTTAATTGGCGGTGAGCCCTTGATCTTCAGAAAAGATGATCATATTCACTAAGTAAGGACTCATGTCTAACCTTTAAACTCGGAAAGGAGGATTCTCACCGCAAGTGCTCATAAGTTCTGGACGACAGTCAGAACTGATGAGCACGAAATCCGGCGCTAATGCGCCGAAACATCTAACACTTCAGTGCCTTTTCATTCCAAACGGCAGACTTTCACATCCAAACGCAAGCTGAAACGCAGCACCCGCCATCGGACAAACGGTAGATACCTATAAATCTAGGGGCTGTACCAGATAACTAGCCCATATGTCTTCTAACCCACTGTTTCAGTTGTTTAAACTGGCTTCGCGGATTGCTGTTATTAAAACGCCACTCGCATTCCTTTAAAAACAGAGAAAAATGCTTGGTTGGAATGCCGTTGAATTTCCTCATATGGCGTTTGGCCTGGTTCCAAAAATTCTCGATTCCATTGATGTGGTTGTGGCTATCTGCAAACAGCTTCGAGTGGTTGATTCGGAAGTGTTTGAACGCTGACACATCAAGGACATTGTAGCCATACCAGCAGTCCGAGTAAACCACACTGTCTGGCTGGATTCTTTCCTGAATAATGGGAAGCAAGGTTTTACCTTTCGCATCAGGAATCACCTGTGTATAGACCTTCCCGCCCCTTTTAAGGATTCCAAAAACAGGAACCTTACCAGCCGCCCCACGTCCTCTTTTGCCCTTTCGCTTGCCACCGAAGTAGCTCTCATCGACCTCAAATTCGCCAAAATCCATCCCTTCACAGGACTCTTCTACCGCTATGATTTCCCGGAGCCGGTGAAAGTAATAGGCGGCTGTTTTGACGTTCACACCAACCAGATCGGCAGCGCAACGAGCTGTCGTGCCAGCCACAAAATGTTCGATTAAACGAAGCTGCTTGTCCTTGCTCAAACGACTTTTTCGCATTGCCATACCGATAACCCAAAGGAGTTATCTGGTACAGCCCCTAAATCTATCTTTGCCCAAATTCCCCCATGGTCACCAATCTATGCGCAGGACGAACGAGCCTGTGCGGTGACACCCCTTATTAAATGGATTCTTGAATTTCTCATTCAGTGGGAAACGGACATTGATTTGTTCCGCTATCGGTTGTTGTGTGGCGCATCTTCGCGCCATAGGCAGGTTGTTTCCCCGATAACGGGAAAGGTCCAACCTGCTTTGTCCCGGGGCATTGTCCCGAACTATTATTGAAGGAGAAATCCATGGCAAAATCCATCAGTCTAGCACTGGGCGCGAACAGGGCAACCCTGTCCGGTCCGCGCTCAAAACAATATCGCATCAGACAAAATGCAAAAGTCTTTGCGAAAAGGTTAAAAGAAGCAGGATATGGGGTCCGTAAATGGTCTAAGATATCCAACAAACATTTTTCGGCAGTGGCTGACAAAATGAAAGAAAATGGCACGGGTGACGGGCGTATAGCAGAAGTATTCTCTGCAGCCCGTCACCTGTGCGAAACATATGGCAATACAGGTATTAGCCCGACTAATGATGTCTTCGACGTCAGGCGCGGAAGCATTGCCAACGCTAATAGTAAAGCGGTTGCCCCCGTCTTTGTGCAGGGGGCAATCGACAAGCTGGCAAACGAGGTCAAGTATGAATACGGGCCACGAGCCGCTGCACAGATAAGATTACAGTATGAACTCGGATTACGCCGAGAAGAAGCAGCCAAAGTTGATCTGATCAGCGATTGGGACCGAGAAAGCCGTAGTCTTCATGTCCAGTATGGGACGAAAGGCGGCAGACCAAGAACACTTTACAACCTGTCATGGCAGCAGCAAGAAGCATTGGAAAAAGCACTGCCATATGTCAGTCAATCTGACAGGCCCGGAATACACAATCTCATGCCAAGCGGCATGGGCGACAAGTGGCAAGAAAAGCTATCCCACGCTGCCCGATTATGTGGCTTTACAAAGAAAGAAAGCGGTTGGACGCTCCACAGTAATCGGCACGAAAGGTTCCATCGTATGTACGTCGATCACACTGGATTTCAGCCGCCCAATCAACACGAGTCTGTGGAAGGCTTTCAACAGGCCGCTCAAAATGCGGCAGGGGGTGAATGGTCTCGGCTGGATGCTGAGGCCCGCGATGATATTGAAGTCACTGCCGGTCATTCTTCCGGTCGCCGGGATGTGTCTGACGCTTATCTTGGTTGTAGTCATTAATCAAAGCCCCGCTTTTTTGTGCGGGGTTTTCTGTTGGGATAGGTTGAAGAGGGAGGTCGACGAGTCAATCTGCTCTTCAACCGTCGTACCTGTTTGTAGTCCGTAGGCCGACAAACAGGCATGACTTTGCTTCCGAGGAGTGGGTGCCTCTGATTCTTTTTTGGTATTGATTTTTTCCAAAAACCCACCTTTTCGTAGTTTTTTTTGCTTTTTATCGCCCAAATACAAAATACCCGTTGTCCCAACCTTGCAATTTAACCTCTCGCTGTGCTTAAACTGAAGGGTTGGCAGATGAGTTGGGTTAATTTCAAATTTTCCCGACACTAAGAAAACAATGGTTGGGAAGATCGATGACCTTTGACACTGAATCACATCCGCGCGTATTATCCGCAAAGGATGTCGCCGAATACTTGGGCAAAAGCGTAGACTGGGTCTACGACCATGCCGAAGCAATCGGTGGTGTCAAACGCGGTGGGTCGTGGTTCTTCCCGAACGAGGAAGATATCTATGACCGTTTATTCAAAAGCCGGAAAAGGGTACCGGTACGACTTCATGGTAAAAGGCAAGCGCCACACCAAGGCGTGGTTCAAGACAAAACGGGCCGCAAAAGCGGCAGAAGCCGAAAAAAGGAAGGAAGTAAAAGCACAACTGGCGATGGAAGCCCAGGGCGACATGGCCTTGCTTGATCTGCTGAACCTGCGTTTGGACTATATGTTGGACCGAGCATACTCCGAGTCGCATTACATAAAGACAAAGTACGCAGCTCAACGCTTGCTGGATTATCTGGGCAACGTGCCTTGCAGCACCATCACCCGCCTGAAGGCCGATGAGTTCCTGATGGCTTTGGTAAAGAAAAGCACCCCTGTTGCAGGCAATAACGATTTGAAGGTCCTTCGGGCAGCGTTTTCCTGGGCCATGAAACGTGGGCAGCATTTCATTCAAAACAATCCCTTTGCGGGACTGGAAACGTTTCCCAACGATAAGCCCAAGGAAAAGAAGCGGACTCCGACGAGTGATGAACTTGATCGCATTATTGAAGCGGCCAAACCGAAGCACCGTGCCTACTTGTGGGTATTGCGCGAAACCTTGGCCCGAAGCATCGAAGTACACCGACTCAAGTGGAAGCGGGTCAACTTCGAAGAACGGTATGTTGAGCTGAAGACGTTCAAGAACAAAAACAGGGAGCCGGTCCTGCGTGAAATCCCGATGACGGACAAGCTGTATGAAGTCTTGTTGGACCTGTATAATGAACGTGATCCAGATAAGGAATGGGTGTTTTGGCGCCGAGCCTACAATGCGAAGACCAAAAGGATGGAAGAAGGGCCGTACAAGTGTGGCAGATATACCATGCTCCAAAACACCTGCAAACGGGCAGGTGTGGATTACTACAGCTTCCACCGCTTCCGAGCATCGGGCGCATCCGTCATGGACAACCATGGCGCCCTGCTTCCAGGCATCCAGCGCGTCCTTGGACACGCCGACCGCCGAAGCACGGAAATCTACCTGGAAAAACTCCGTGACGTTGAACGCGATGCCATGGACATCTACGAAAGGGAAAGCCGCAAGGATGACAATAAGGTCGCGTAACAAATCCACACACGCGGTTCACACACAAACACAAAACGGGTTGCAGACATTTGTCGGCAACCCGTTGAAAACTAAAGGTAAGAACCGATAGTCACACACAGAGGTTGTGGCTATTCCAAAGGGGCTCGCCCTTTGGCCGCCGGAGGCGAAGTCTTGCGACATATCGCCGCAACGCGGCATTCATATTCTGCTTCAGCCTTTCATCCCAAGCATCTGCTCCCAGACCGGGAGCAATGTATCGATGGAATTGCCCAGAAGACGCATGTACCGAACCTCAAGCTGGGCCATTTCTTCGTCCTGCTTGCGCAACCACTCGGACATCCAGGCGAATCGCATCCCCAGAATCATCTCGGGCAACAGCGCCAAATCAGCGGGATCAAGCTGCCCTTGATCCCGCAAGGTCTTGAGCAATGCCGGAGCCAAACCGCGCACCAAGGCGTGGGGGTCTTCGATACCGACACACCCCAGACAGTTGGCTACATCAAATAATACAGGCCGAAGCCCCATGAATTCCCAGTCGATGACCGCGCCAACCTGCGTATCATTCCAGATGACATTGAGCGGATGAAAGTCTCCCTGACACAGAGCCACGGGCAAATCGTGCCAGACGTCGAAAAGCGGGGCCAGCACACCAAGAACAGGGAGCAACGCCTCGTGCAGGTCGACCCGGCGTGGCGCCATGACTGCCATCAGTTCATTGACGTACGCTTCAAGATCGAACCGGGGTACGTTGAGAAACTCGTCCGAAGCTGCCGATGAAACAAATCGCATGCCCGCTATGAACTGCCCGAGACTCACGCCCCGCGCCGCGTCATCCACAAACTCGGGCTGCGGTAAAGGATCACCGAAAATGAACGGGGAAAGCTGCCAATACGCGCCGCCCTGCTCCACGCAATACCGCCCATCAGCGGCGACATACGCAGGTACAGGCACCCCGGCGTCCGAGAGTGTGGTCAGGGCACGCCCGATACGTTCACGGCTGTCGAATTGCCCGGGTTTGAGCTGCTCCAGCATCCAGGTTCGACCGGTTGAATCATCGACCGCCACACGGGATGCACACCGCTCAGGACTGCCCGGCAGGAGAATGTCGTCACGTATGCGCCCTAAGGTCAGCCCCCATGGGGAAAGATCAGTTTTCATAGATTTTTGAAAGGTAAAAAAGCATGGCCGCCATCGGTGAGAACCGGTGACGGCCAGGCCGTTGTTTAATGGTAGTGGCTTGTGGCCTAGCGCAGCCCCAAAGCCTCTTCAAGAGCTGTCAGATTGTCTCGGATGATTTGCTGTTCAGCAGGGGAGACCTGTCGATCCACCTGCTGCTTGACGGCTTCCAACTGTCCCTGAGGCTGCTGGGCCATCATCTCTTCGACCATTTTCTGTTCTTCTTCGGTCAGCCCCTGAATCTGCTCATCCATTTGGCGCTTCATGAGCACCATCTGTTCGTAATTCATAACGGTCATGGCCTGTCCGTACACATACAGAAACCGCTGCTGATCCCAGCCAAGGGATGTGGTGACCTCTGCAATCTTGGCGGAAAGGACTTCGGGGTCTTTGGGACCTTCGGCGTTGATGGTCGGATTGGTCAAGCGGGTGATTTCGGGAATATCCTTGATGAACTTCTGAAATTCGGCTTCGGTGAGCGGAGCCATGGATTGCGTTTCGACCTGCGCCTCCGGGATCGAAGCCGGGGCTGAATCCCGTGTTGTTTCAGGCGGTTCCGGGGCCACGGTTTCATTATCGCTGCAACCGGCAAAGAGTACGAGAGAGAAAATCAGCATGAGGGTAAGGCTGAGGTGTTTCACAATTATCTCCTTGGAATATCTTCTATATTTTCCGTATATCGGCAACCTTGCCATTATACTTGCCCGGATCGTCTTTCAAGAAATCAACAAGGCCGCGGGCCGACTCTTCCGGTGTCAACAAGATGCCCTCTTCCTTCCATGGGCGGAAGACCGCCTTGAGCTGTTCGGCACTATGCCCTTCGCTGTTGCGTGCGTCCACCTGCATCCGTGTTTCCACGACGCCAGGACGCCAGATTATGGAAGTGACCGGCGGTGCTTCCGCCGCCAATTGACGAGCCATGTGTTCTTCTGCGGCCTTGGCGGCGCAATAGGCCCCAATTCCCGGCTGTGCGCGTTCTGCTGCGCCGGACCCGAAGAAGACGGCCAGACCGCCTCCCCGCCAGAGCAGATGGGGTACCGCATGCCGAATCAATTGATGGGCAGCGGTGACCGACGAATCCATGACTTCACGGAAACGGGTCTTGTTCAGCTCCCAGATGGCCGGACCGGGTGCCAGCACTCCGGCCGCGTGGATGAATCCGTAGAAATCACCAAATTCAATTCCCACCTGTACCAATTCCAGTGCCACGTTGGACGAGGACACGTCACCACTGATGGCAACGGCCTTCACGCCCTGTTCTCGGCACAATTTACTGGTTTCCCTGAGCTTATCTTCACTGCGCGCACCAAGAACAAGGTTCACGCCTTCCTTGGCCAGCTCCAGAGCCAGGGCTTTTCCTATGCCCCTTGAGGCTCCTGTGAGCACGAGGGTTTTATTCCTGAGCAAAGTCATATATGTTGATCCTTCCGTTTACCCTATTGCATACCCGAGAATACGCAACATGTCATTGAAAGTAAGCAAACGACGTCCATTGGTCGCCCAATCAGAAATTCGCAACATGTCCATCGAATGCGCCAAGGCCAAAGGCATCAATCTGGCGCAGGGGGTCTGTGACCTGCCTGTGCCGGATGCAGTCAGGCAGGGCGCGCAGGAAGCCATGGACCGCGGCATCAATACCTACACCCGCTTTGACGGGCGCTGGGAACTGCGCAAGGCCGTGGCCGAGAAGCAGGGCCGCTTCACCGGGCTGGACATCGACCCCGAAGGACAGGTCGTGGTATCGGCCGGTGCGACTGGCGCCTTCTACTCCGCATGTCTCGCCCTGCTGGATGAAGGGGATGAGGTCGTCGTGTTTGAGCCAT from Pseudodesulfovibrio profundus encodes the following:
- a CDS encoding tyrosine-type recombinase/integrase, whose translation is MTVYSKAGKGYRYDFMVKGKRHTKAWFKTKRAAKAAEAEKRKEVKAQLAMEAQGDMALLDLLNLRLDYMLDRAYSESHYIKTKYAAQRLLDYLGNVPCSTITRLKADEFLMALVKKSTPVAGNNDLKVLRAAFSWAMKRGQHFIQNNPFAGLETFPNDKPKEKKRTPTSDELDRIIEAAKPKHRAYLWVLRETLARSIEVHRLKWKRVNFEERYVELKTFKNKNREPVLREIPMTDKLYEVLLDLYNERDPDKEWVFWRRAYNAKTKRMEEGPYKCGRYTMLQNTCKRAGVDYYSFHRFRASGASVMDNHGALLPGIQRVLGHADRRSTEIYLEKLRDVERDAMDIYERESRKDDNKVA
- a CDS encoding phosphotransferase enzyme family protein, translating into MKTDLSPWGLTLGRIRDDILLPGSPERCASRVAVDDSTGRTWMLEQLKPGQFDSRERIGRALTTLSDAGVPVPAYVAADGRYCVEQGGAYWQLSPFIFGDPLPQPEFVDDAARGVSLGQFIAGMRFVSSAASDEFLNVPRFDLEAYVNELMAVMAPRRVDLHEALLPVLGVLAPLFDVWHDLPVALCQGDFHPLNVIWNDTQVGAVIDWEFMGLRPVLFDVANCLGCVGIEDPHALVRGLAPALLKTLRDQGQLDPADLALLPEMILGMRFAWMSEWLRKQDEEMAQLEVRYMRLLGNSIDTLLPVWEQMLGMKG
- a CDS encoding SDR family NAD(P)-dependent oxidoreductase, giving the protein MTLLRNKTLVLTGASRGIGKALALELAKEGVNLVLGARSEDKLRETSKLCREQGVKAVAISGDVSSSNVALELVQVGIEFGDFYGFIHAAGVLAPGPAIWELNKTRFREVMDSSVTAAHQLIRHAVPHLLWRGGGLAVFFGSGAAERAQPGIGAYCAAKAAEEHMARQLAAEAPPVTSIIWRPGVVETRMQVDARNSEGHSAEQLKAVFRPWKEEGILLTPEESARGLVDFLKDDPGKYNGKVADIRKI